GTACTCGCCGCTGCCGTTCGAAGAGCAGGTGGCCGTGATCTACGCGGTGACCAACGGCTTCCTCGACGGGATCGAGACCAGCAAGGTGCGCGCGTGGGAGAAGGGCTTCATCGAGTTCCTCCGGGCACAGTTCCCGCAGGTGCTCGATGGCATGCGCACCAGCAAGGCGCTGTCCAAGGATGGCGAGGCCGATCTCAAGCGCGCCATCGAGCAGTACAACCAGCGCTGAGGCCCGACGATGGCCAAGGGGAAGGAACTCAAGGGGCGTATCCGCTCCACGGAGAATACGCGGAAGATCACGCGCACCATGGAAATGGTCGCGACGTCGAAGCTGAAGCGGGCCACCGACCGGGTGGCCGCGGCGCGCCCGTATGCGCTCGCGCTCGGCGAGGTGCTCTCGCACGTGTATTCGCCTGAGCTGGCCGACCGCTTTCCGCTGCTGCGGCGTCCCGCGACGCCGCGCACGGTGGCGCTGGTCGTGCTCACGGCCAATCGGGGTCTGTGTGGCGCGTTCAACGCGAACCTGATCAAGGAAGCCCGCGCCCGCCTCGCGGAACTCGAAGGCCGGGGGCTCACCGTCGAGCTCCATGTCGTCGGCCGCAAGGGCGCCGGCTTCTTCCGCTACATCAACCGTGCGCTCGCCTCGCAGCGCACGGACATCACCGACAAGCCGACGGCGGCCGATGCCGCGTCGCTGATCGATGGACTCATGCAGCGGTTCGCTGCGGGCGCCGTCGATGCGGTGTACGTGACGTACGCGAAGTATCTCTCGGCGCTCTCGGCGCCGCCGACCACCGAGCAGGTGCTGCCGGTGGCGCCGCCCACCACGAAGACCGATGGTGGCGTGCAGCACGACTTCATCCTCGCGCCCTCCGCCGACGCGATCCTCGAAGCACTGCTTCCGCTCTACGTGCGCAATGCGATGTATCGCGCGCTCGTCGAGACCGAAGCCGGCTTCCAGAGCGCGCAGCGGACGGCGATGAAGAACGCGACGGACAATGCGACCGAGCTGCTGCAGGTGCTCAAGCGCACCTACAACTCGGCGCGTCAGGCGCAGATCACGCAGGAAATCGCCGAAATCGTCGGCGGTGCATCGGCATTGCAGGGCTGACGTTTCACCATATCCAGTACGCATCCATGGCTACCACTGCCGCTCCGACCACTGTCGGCAAGATCGTTCAGGTCATCGGTCCCGTCATCGACGTGGCGTTCGAGAACGATCACCTGCCGGAGCTCTACAACGCCGTCGTCGTCAACACCACCGCGCCCGATGGGTCGCGCATCACCGTGACCGCCGAGGTGCAGCAGCACATCGGCCGCAATCAGGTGCGCGCGGTGGCCATGTCCAGCACCGATGGCATCACGCGCGGCATGGACGTGATCGACACGCGCTCGTCGATCACGGTGCCCATCGGCGCGCCCGCGCTCGGCCGCATCCTGAACGTGCTGGGCGAGCCGGTGGACGATGGCGCGCCGATTCCGGCCGACGCCGAACGCTGGCCCATCCACCGCAAGCGCCCCGATTTTGTCAACCTCGAACCGAAGACGGAAGTCTTCGAAACGGGCATCAAGGTCGTCGACCTCGTCGCCCCGTTCGTGAAGGGTGGCAAGATCGGTCTGTTCGGCGGCGCCGGTGTCGGCAAGACGGTCATCATCCAGGAGCTCATCAACAACGTCGCGAAGGGACACGGCGGCAAGTCGGTGTTCTGCGGCGTGGGTGAGCGCACGCGCGAAGGGAACGACCTGTACCTGGAATTCCAGGAAGCGGGCATTCTCGACAAGGTCGCGTTGATCTACGGTCAGATGAACGAACCGCCGGGCGCGCGTCTGCGCGTCGCGCTGGCCGGCCTCACGGTGGCCGAGTACTTCCGCGATCAGGAGAACGCGGACGTGCTGGTGTTCGTCGACAACATCTTCCGCTTCACGCAGGCGGGTTCGGAAGTGTCGGCGCTGCTGGGCCGCATGCCGTCGGCCGTGGGATACCAGCCCACGCTGGCCACGGAGATGGGCGAACTGCAGGAACGCATCACCTCCACGCGCAACGGCTCCATCACGTCGGTGCAGGCCATCTACGTGCCGGCCGACGATCTCACCGACCCGGCGCCGGCCACGGCCTTCGCGCACCTCGACGCCACGGTCGTGCTCAACCGCAAGATCACCGAGCTGGGCATCTACCCGGCCGTGGACCCGCTCGACTCCACGTCGCGCATCCTCGATCCGCAGTACGTGGGCGAGCGGCACTACGCGGCCGCGACGACCACGCAGCGCATCCTGCAGCGTTACAAGGAACTCCAGGACATCATCGCCATTCTCGGCATGGACGAACTCTCGGAAGACGACAAGAAGATCGTCGGCCGGGCGCGTCGTCTGCAGCGTTTCATGTCGCAGCCGTTCGCGGTGGCCGAGCAGTTCACGGGCATCGCCGGCAAGTACGTGAAGCTCGAGGAGACCATCTCCAGCTTCGAGCGGATCTGCGCCGGTGAGTTCGATCACTTGCCCGAGCAGGCGTTTTTCATGGCCGGTGGCGTGGAAGACGTGGTGGCCAACGCGAAGAAGCTCCAGGGCTGATCGGTGAGCGACGCACTGAAGGTGTCGGTGATCTCGCCCGAGCGCGTGCTGTTCGAAGGCACCGCGCGTGGTGTGATCGCGCCCGCCTTCGATGGCGAAGTGGGCATTCTTCCGCTGCACGCGCCGCTCATGACGCTGCTGGGGAAGGGCACGCTGCGCATCGACACGACGCAGGGCGAGAAGCGGTACACGGTCGACGGCGGCTTCCTGCAGGTCGTCGACGACCAGGTCCGCGTGGTGACGGAGCAGGCCACGGCCGCCTGATTCGTGGCGGGCCGCCGATGTCACGCCGGTGTCACGGCGGCGCAGGCGACTGCGCTCGATGGCGAAACAGACAGGCGACACAAGGTGGCATCCGAGGCACGGGGCAATCCCGTGCCTCACGTGTTTCTCAGAGGTGCAACGTCTGGAAGTGGTGCGGCGTAAGTCTTAAGGGCATGGCACTCCCCGTCCGGACCCCCTCGATGCAACTGGCATCGAGTTCGCTGGCGTCTTCCCCCCGTCACATGTCTCTGCGAGTCGTCGTTCTGGGCCAGGTCCCGCCCGCTCTGCAGCAACAGCTCTCCGAGCTGGCGAGTTCGATGGACCTGACATTGATCGGACCGGTGTCCGATCTCACGGCAGCGCAGACTGCGTTGTCGTCCCCCGTACCTGATATCGCCGTCGTGAGCACGGCCATGTCCGATGGCTCGGGGTTCTCCTTCATTCGCAATCTGCCGTCGACGCAGCGTCCGGTGTCGGTCATCTTCGTCGGCAGCAAAGACGAGGATGCGGTGGCGGCGTTCGAGCTGCAGGCCACGGACTTCGTGCTCTGGCCGGCGTCGGTGGCCCGGGTGAATGAAGCACTGACGCGCGCGCGGCAGCATGTGCTGCAACTCGCGCTGCTGCGCACGGCGGACGAGCTGCAGCGTCTGCTGGGCGAGGCCACGGCCGCGGGAGGAGTCGACCTGGGCGCCGTGTTCAACGGACGTCTGGCGGCGGCATCTCTGGCCGGCGCGCCCCTCACGGCAAACGGGAACGGGCATGCCTACGCCAACGGACATACGAACGGCAATGGCGGCGGCAATGGCCACGGGCTGTCGCAGCGTCGTCGTCGTACGTTGGGCGGTGCGAGCACCGGCACGCTGATCGCGACGGCGCCGTGGCGGGCCACGTCGAGGCCGCTGGACAATCGTCTCGGTCGCATGCGCGACGGGGCGGAGGAGGCGGTGCTCGATCTTTCGCTCGAAGACGGCGGTCGGTCGGCGGCGGGTGAAGGACGTCCGCTGCGGGTGCTGGTGCGCGAAGGCCGTCGTACGCGTTTCGTGCCGCTGGCCGATATCGACTGGTTCGAAGCGGACGGCAACTACATCCGCGTGCACGCCGCTGGTGAGCGGTACCGGACGCGCGGCACGATCACGGCCATCGAAGCGGCACTCGATCCGCGGCAGTTCGTGCGCATCCATCGTCGCATCGTCGTGAACATGGACCGGGTGCGAGAGATGAGCCCGTTGCCCGGTGGCGACGGCCTGCTGCTGCTCGGCGACGGGTCGACGCTGCGGTTGTCACGAACGTATCGATCGCGGGTGCGGTGAGCTGAAATTGATTGGGGCGTCGTTCCTTCACGGGGGCGACGCCCGCAGTATTCCAGGCATATGCAATCCCCGTGGCGACCAGATTGGACTTGACGGCCGCTCTGAATAGCGGAACTTGGACACGGTGGCAGCCTTCCGGGGATTCTCTGGGGGTATCCGAGTGATCTGAGAAGATGCCGCTGTCTGTTATGCATTTTCACACTGCGCGATGCAGAGTATGCCATTGTGAGATCCAGGCACAGCGCACCGACCGCACCGATCCCGTCGCTTCGGGACGCACTCGCATACTTCATGCGGGTGATGCTGATGGTTCGGCCCTATTGGGGACCGATGCTGCGTGGACTGCTGTTGAGTCTGGTCGCGGGCGCGTTGGGACTCGTGACCCCGCTGTTCTCGAAGCTCTACTTCGATTCCGTATATCCCGCGCGCGATGTGTCGTTGCTGCACGCGTTGGTGTTCGGTGCCGCGGCGTTCTCGCTGGCCACGGCGCTGATGGGGGCTCTGCGTGGCTACTACACGCAGGTTGTTTCGGCGAAGCTGGGAAGCGCCGTCAGCCTCATGTACTTCAACCACCTGCAGCACCTGCCCATCCGGTTTTTCGACGAACACCGGGTCGGCGAGATCATGAGTCGGGCCGGCGACATGCGCGGCGCACTGGGAACGGTTTCGCGAATTCTGCAGATCATTCTCGTCAATGGCGTCTATCTGATCCTGGTTCCGCCATTTCTCGTCGCGCTGAATTGGAAACTGTCCATTCTGGCGCTCATCACGACACCGTTGACCGTCGCCATCACGACGGCGACGAGTCGTCTGACGCGCCGGTACATGAAACGCAGTGCGGAAGCGAGTGCCGAGCTCAGCGCGATTCAGGTGGAAACCATGAGTCAGATTCGAACGCTGAAAGCGATGGCGATGGAGCCGCATGTGTTCCGTGACGCCTCTGCGCAGACCGAAGACGTCATCCACCTTCAAATGAAGTCCGCCAGTCTCAGTACCGGGGTGAGTGTCGTTGTCGCGCTCGTGAGAACCATCGGCACCGCCGCCTTCACGTGGTACGCCTGGACATTGATCATTCGAGGAGAGCTCTCACTTGGCAGTTTCGTCGCTTTTTCGGCATACCTCGGCTATCTCACAGGACCCGTTGGACAGATCGCCGGCGTGTTTGCGGACTTTCAGCAATCGGCGGTGGTGCTGGGACGAGCGTTCGAGTACCTCGATCTACCGCCGGAACAGGACCCGGAGCTGGCCTACACGCCTCCGTCGGGCATTCAGAGACGTATCAAAGCCGCGATTTCCCTCGATGCCGTTTCGTTCGGCTATTCCCCGGACAAATCGATCCTCGATGAGCTGTCACTGACTTTT
The window above is part of the Gemmatimonas aurantiaca genome. Proteins encoded here:
- the atpG gene encoding ATP synthase F1 subunit gamma — translated: MAKGKELKGRIRSTENTRKITRTMEMVATSKLKRATDRVAAARPYALALGEVLSHVYSPELADRFPLLRRPATPRTVALVVLTANRGLCGAFNANLIKEARARLAELEGRGLTVELHVVGRKGAGFFRYINRALASQRTDITDKPTAADAASLIDGLMQRFAAGAVDAVYVTYAKYLSALSAPPTTEQVLPVAPPTTKTDGGVQHDFILAPSADAILEALLPLYVRNAMYRALVETEAGFQSAQRTAMKNATDNATELLQVLKRTYNSARQAQITQEIAEIVGGASALQG
- the atpC gene encoding ATP synthase F1 subunit epsilon, translated to MSDALKVSVISPERVLFEGTARGVIAPAFDGEVGILPLHAPLMTLLGKGTLRIDTTQGEKRYTVDGGFLQVVDDQVRVVTEQATAA
- the atpD gene encoding F0F1 ATP synthase subunit beta; amino-acid sequence: MATTAAPTTVGKIVQVIGPVIDVAFENDHLPELYNAVVVNTTAPDGSRITVTAEVQQHIGRNQVRAVAMSSTDGITRGMDVIDTRSSITVPIGAPALGRILNVLGEPVDDGAPIPADAERWPIHRKRPDFVNLEPKTEVFETGIKVVDLVAPFVKGGKIGLFGGAGVGKTVIIQELINNVAKGHGGKSVFCGVGERTREGNDLYLEFQEAGILDKVALIYGQMNEPPGARLRVALAGLTVAEYFRDQENADVLVFVDNIFRFTQAGSEVSALLGRMPSAVGYQPTLATEMGELQERITSTRNGSITSVQAIYVPADDLTDPAPATAFAHLDATVVLNRKITELGIYPAVDPLDSTSRILDPQYVGERHYAAATTTQRILQRYKELQDIIAILGMDELSEDDKKIVGRARRLQRFMSQPFAVAEQFTGIAGKYVKLEETISSFERICAGEFDHLPEQAFFMAGGVEDVVANAKKLQG
- a CDS encoding peptidase domain-containing ABC transporter, producing the protein MVRPYWGPMLRGLLLSLVAGALGLVTPLFSKLYFDSVYPARDVSLLHALVFGAAAFSLATALMGALRGYYTQVVSAKLGSAVSLMYFNHLQHLPIRFFDEHRVGEIMSRAGDMRGALGTVSRILQIILVNGVYLILVPPFLVALNWKLSILALITTPLTVAITTATSRLTRRYMKRSAEASAELSAIQVETMSQIRTLKAMAMEPHVFRDASAQTEDVIHLQMKSASLSTGVSVVVALVRTIGTAAFTWYAWTLIIRGELSLGSFVAFSAYLGYLTGPVGQIAGVFADFQQSAVVLGRAFEYLDLPPEQDPELAYTPPSGIQRRIKAAISLDAVSFGYSPDKSILDELSLTFPPGSMTALIGSSGTGKSTILRLVCGMERPLKGTILVDGSPIDRFLLSDLRRQMAVVWQEPTLLRGTIWENLTVGADTVDRDAVEDVVRLCQLDGLIAELPDGLDTMVAEWGASLSGGQRQRFALARALVRDTPVLLLDEATSQVDVRTEGEILRALIPRVRHKTVVLVTHRMATASLADRICVLDHGRVAGLGTHEELVGSSDAYRQMVQAAQSD
- a CDS encoding LytTR family DNA-binding domain-containing protein, whose translation is MSLRVVVLGQVPPALQQQLSELASSMDLTLIGPVSDLTAAQTALSSPVPDIAVVSTAMSDGSGFSFIRNLPSTQRPVSVIFVGSKDEDAVAAFELQATDFVLWPASVARVNEALTRARQHVLQLALLRTADELQRLLGEATAAGGVDLGAVFNGRLAAASLAGAPLTANGNGHAYANGHTNGNGGGNGHGLSQRRRRTLGGASTGTLIATAPWRATSRPLDNRLGRMRDGAEEAVLDLSLEDGGRSAAGEGRPLRVLVREGRRTRFVPLADIDWFEADGNYIRVHAAGERYRTRGTITAIEAALDPRQFVRIHRRIVVNMDRVREMSPLPGGDGLLLLGDGSTLRLSRTYRSRVR